From Mytilus edulis chromosome 8, xbMytEdul2.2, whole genome shotgun sequence, one genomic window encodes:
- the LOC139486966 gene encoding uncharacterized protein: MDPEGCKIRSRKRLRRRSYYSKGPNYLWHVDSYDKLKPFGICINGCIDGFSRKIIWLEAYVSSSNPKIIAGYYTNAIKNMNACPLRIRSDRGTENSYIEQMQMFLRRNHNDEFAFKKSFLKGVSTANQRIEAWWSVLRKQNSQFWINFFGIMRDSGDFSGDFLDKNLIQFCFMNIIQRELNQVVKVWNAHRIRGTKNMNSPNGRPNIMFSLPQLCDTHEYAVDVDAREVSVCEDECIFKGNLPCDKTVYEISCILMAEHNIDAPHDCFTAKEVYIFLKNEIRRNF, translated from the exons ATGGACCCTGAAGGTTGCAAAATTAGGAGTAGAAAGAGACTACGTCGAAGATCTTATTATAGCAAAGGACCGAACTATTTGTGGCATGTAGATTCTTATGATAAACTGAAGCCATTTGGGATATGTATAAACGGGTGTATAGACGGATTTTCGAGAAAGATAATTTGGCTCGAGGCTTATGTGAGCAGTAGCAATCCAAAAATTATAGCTGGTTATTACACCAATGctataaaaaatatgaatgcaTGTCCTTTACGTATACGATCTGACAGAGGTACGGAGAATTCGTACATCGAACAGATGCAAATGTTTCTTCGCAGGAATCACAATGACGAATTTGCTTTTAAAAAGAGCTTCCTGAAAGGAGTAAGTACGGCAAACCAACGTATAGAAGCATGGTGGTCAGTGCTACGGAAACAGAACTCACAGTTTTGGATAAACTTTTTTGGTATTATGAGAGACAGTGGTGATTTTTCAGGGGATTTTCTCGATAAAAATTTAATTCAGTTCTGCTTTATGAACATAATTCAG AGAGAATTAAATCAAGTAGTGAAAGTATGGAATGCCCATCGAATAAGAGGAACAAAGAATATGAATTCACCGAATGGGAGGCCAAATATAATGTTTTCTTTACCTCAGTTATGTGACACCCATGAATATGCAGTCGATGTTGACGCAAGAGAAGTTTCAGTTTGCGAAGATGAATGTATTTTTAAAGGAAACTTGCCATGTGATAAAACTGTGTATGAAATATCTTGCATCCTGATGGCAGAACATAATATCGATGCACCACATGACTGTTTCACTGCCAAGGAAGTTTACATATTCTTAAAAAACGAGATTAGAAGGAACTTTTAA